The Myroides fluvii region TCCAGTATCTTCCCGAACTCAAGGGCAAATATAAGGATGAGGTAACTGTAGGAGATTTATCTTCCATGGCTTCTGGGTTGGATTGGGATGAAGGCTATTACAGTGCCTTTTCTGTGGTTACACAAGCGTATTTTGATAAAGATTTGAGAAGTGTAATGTTGGGCTTGGAAATCAAAGACCAACCGGGAAAAGAATTCATTTACAAGAGTGGTGATACGCAGTTGTTGGCAATGGTTCTCGAAAAGGCAACGGGAAAAACACTGTCTGCTTATGTTTCGGACTATTTCTGGAAACCCATGGGGGCTGATCATGATGCTTTGTGGCAAATTGATCATAAAGGTGATGGAATTGAAAAATCCTATTGTTGTTTTACCAGTGGAGCTCGAGATTTTGCGCGTTTTGGCAAGTTGTATAAAGATTTTGGTAAATGGCAGGGGGAACAGATTATCGATAGCTCTTTTGTTGCAAAATCCATCAAGCCACGATTTGAATCTAGTCCAGAATACGGCTATGGTTGGTGGTTAAAAAATTACAAAGGGCAAGATTTCTTTTATATGCGTGGACACTTAGGGCAATTTACCATCGTGTCGCCAAAAGACAACGTGATTATTGTACGTCTGGGACATATTAAAGGACTACAGACAGAATCTGATCCACATAGTAACGACCTATACACCTATATTGATGAAGCTTATGCTATGTTAGCGCAACGAAAAAAATAACGATGTTAGACCGAATTGACTTATCGCATATCTTATTTTTAGATATAGAAACGGTACCTCAAGAACAAGAGTTTAAGTTGTTGAACGAGGACGTACAAGTGTTATATGAAGAGAAAACACGCTATCAACGCAAGGGAGAAATTCCTGCAGAGGAATTCTATGCTCATGCGGGGATATGGGCAGAATTTGGTAAAATTGTCTGTATTTCTGTAGGCTTTTTTACCTATAAAAAGGGGGACCGTCAATTTCGAACAACCTCTTATGTAGGAGATGAAGTGGATATTTTGCGCAATTTCTCTAATTTATTGGCCAATCACTTTAATCGAGGGGAACATCTATTGTGTGGGCATAATGCCAAAGAATTTGATTTTCCCTACATGGCTCGTCGGATGATTATTCATCGCCTTAAGGTACCTTCAAAGCTTAATTTAATTGGAAAAAAACCCTGGGAGGTACCGCATTTGGACACGATGGAGTTGTGGAAATTTGGCGATTATAAGCATTATACTTCGCTAAAATTGTTGGCGCATATTCTGGGTATTCCCTCTCCAAAAGACGATATTAGTGGAGGGGATGTGGCGCGGGTGTACTATCAGGAAGGCGATGTGGAGCGCATTGCGCGTTATTGTGAAAAAGATGTTGTAACCGTAGCGCAAATCTTCCTGCGCTTAAGAGGGGAAGATAGCTTAGAAGAAGATGAAATCCAATCGGTCTAAAAAAAAGAGTTAAAAATATTGGAAAACTTGCTTTTTATAAAAAAATAATTTTTAGCTTTGTACGAAGTAAAAAACAGAAGAAAAAATACGATGTTAACAATTCGACCTAATTTTTATAAATCAATGTGGTGTTCAACGCAAGAGGTGAGTGGATTAGGATTGTTATTTTAAATCGTAAATAATAATAAGATATACATAAAGCCTCTGTTTGTAAACAGGGGCTTTTATTTTTTTAATCATACGCAATGAGACAGCAAATACAGTATTTATCGAACCCAACATGTTATATGTGGATGTTTATTAAACATTCGCCTATTCGCTTGTTACCAGAACTGAAGCAAAAATCCTAGCGTTTTTTAAATTAAAAATGATTAAGTGTAATATTTCAAGTCCTTTTGGTAACGTACGACGACCAAAAGGACTTTTTTTATGAGGTAAAGTGTCGTGTAGAAACAAAATGTAAAAAACAAAAAAAGCAAAAT contains the following coding sequences:
- a CDS encoding 3'-5' exonuclease, producing MLDRIDLSHILFLDIETVPQEQEFKLLNEDVQVLYEEKTRYQRKGEIPAEEFYAHAGIWAEFGKIVCISVGFFTYKKGDRQFRTTSYVGDEVDILRNFSNLLANHFNRGEHLLCGHNAKEFDFPYMARRMIIHRLKVPSKLNLIGKKPWEVPHLDTMELWKFGDYKHYTSLKLLAHILGIPSPKDDISGGDVARVYYQEGDVERIARYCEKDVVTVAQIFLRLRGEDSLEEDEIQSV
- a CDS encoding serine hydrolase domain-containing protein, coding for MKILWKFLKGLAITIIGIVILAYVFKVDYLFTAVRTIYFNGYKTAFLDDYHYFPTREIPTGKAQPWPLAKDYNTVEPTAALAETHKELQSIAFLIIENDSIWHESYYDGYSENSKTNSFSMAKSVVSAALGKALQRGEIKSLDDKVIQYLPELKGKYKDEVTVGDLSSMASGLDWDEGYYSAFSVVTQAYFDKDLRSVMLGLEIKDQPGKEFIYKSGDTQLLAMVLEKATGKTLSAYVSDYFWKPMGADHDALWQIDHKGDGIEKSYCCFTSGARDFARFGKLYKDFGKWQGEQIIDSSFVAKSIKPRFESSPEYGYGWWLKNYKGQDFFYMRGHLGQFTIVSPKDNVIIVRLGHIKGLQTESDPHSNDLYTYIDEAYAMLAQRKK